The nucleotide sequence GAGCAGTTAAAATAGTTCCCGTGACAACCTTTTCCTTTGAATTTTCTGACGCTTACGGTGCCCGTTACTGCCTTCTTTCAAAGGTGGCCCAGTGTGAAAAGAGTGCGATGCCCGAGGGCATGCTTTTGTGGCGTGAATTTGGGTGGGTACCCCTCTCTTGTCTAACAGCTTGTCAGGCCAAAAATCACTTGACAAGGCAGGGTTAAAGTGATATTATCCTCCAGCTTTTTCCGAATCATCAGGCAAAGCTACGCATAGCTATCCCTTAAAAAGGGATTATTTTTTTGGAGGAACGATGCCTACTATTAACCAACTAGTAAGGCGAGGGAGAGAAGCCGCTAAAAATAAGAGCGCATCGCCTGCCCTCATGAGTTGTCCACAGAGACGCGGAGTCTGCGTGAGAGTTTACACCACTACACCGAAGAAGCCGAACTCTGCCTTGCGTAAAGTGGCCAGGGTCAGGCTTACGAACGGCATGGAAGTGACCACATACATACCCGGTATCGGCCACAACCTTCAGGAACACTCTGTAGTGCTGATTCGAGGTGGAAGAGTTAAGGATCTACCAGGTGTACGATACCACATCATCCGCGGTTCGCTCGACGCCAGCGGTGTGCAGAACAGAAAAAAGAGCAGATCCAAGTACGGCGCAAAGAAACCGAAGCAATAGCATAAGCTTTTACCAAGGAGGAGAGTAGTGCCCAGAAAAGGAAGGGTGTCCAAAAGAGAACGATTGGCCGATCCCAAGTACAACGATGTTCTGGTGCAGCGGTTTATCAATTGCGTAATGCTGGACGGCAAGAAGAGCCTTGCCAGCAGATTGGTCTACCGTGCTTTCGACATGATAGAGAAGAAAACGAAAGAGGATCCCTTCAAGGTCTTCACCAAGGCCATGGATAACGTGAAACCCGAACTCGAGGTGAAGGCAAGGAGAGTCGGTGGCGCAACCTACCAGGTCCCTATTGAAGTACGGTTGGACCGCAAGATATCACTGGCAATCCGCTGGATATTAAAGTACGCGCGGGAACGCTCGGAAAAAACCATGACGGACAAACTCGCGTCAGAAATTATCGATGCCTACAATAACAAAGGTGGAGCCATAAAGAAAAGAGAGGATACTCTCAAGATGGCTGAGGCTAATAAAGCCTTCGCCCATTACAGGTGGTAAAGAGTGCAGGAACTTATTAGAAACGTCGGCATCATGGCTCACATCGATGCCGGCAAGACGACAGCAACCGAACGCATCCTGTTTTACACGGGAGTGAACAACAGGATCGGCG is from Syntrophorhabdales bacterium and encodes:
- the rpsL gene encoding 30S ribosomal protein S12 produces the protein MPTINQLVRRGREAAKNKSASPALMSCPQRRGVCVRVYTTTPKKPNSALRKVARVRLTNGMEVTTYIPGIGHNLQEHSVVLIRGGRVKDLPGVRYHIIRGSLDASGVQNRKKSRSKYGAKKPKQ
- the rpsG gene encoding 30S ribosomal protein S7, which codes for MPRKGRVSKRERLADPKYNDVLVQRFINCVMLDGKKSLASRLVYRAFDMIEKKTKEDPFKVFTKAMDNVKPELEVKARRVGGATYQVPIEVRLDRKISLAIRWILKYARERSEKTMTDKLASEIIDAYNNKGGAIKKREDTLKMAEANKAFAHYRW